The genomic DNA TGTTTGGTGGGTCTTGTGTTTGGGGGTTTTTCCGCACATCAAAGACACCTCAGGTGAGAAAGGAAGGCAGTGCATGGTCCATCTTTCTCATGACCAGGGACCCTTGCCCATGACTTTCCTAGGAGACGTGAGGGGAGTCCTCAGCAAGTGTGGCTCAGGGCCACTTGCACCATGTCTTCATTGAATCGCTTGTCATTCCCTGAGATAGCATTTGCtgtgttacaaatgaggaaatggatggaATGAAAGATGAAGCAGCTAACatagggaaagaagccagaattTCATCCAGATTCCTGATTCCTGCTTCTGTAATTGTGATCTATAGTCTATATCCATTAACATTTCTTCAAGAGCCTATTCCACCCAACTTGGGGTCTGCTGTGGACCAGGAGCTTCCATGGGGGTGAGCCAGGAACAACCCAGGTTCCCACAGAGGCCTGTCCTCCTCCCACCTGACTGGCCTGCCAGGTCTCTACTGCCAGTCTTCTGCCTTCTCCTGTTCTCCCAGTCACTTGCCCACTTCCCCCAGCCTCATGGGTGGGGCTGCCAGGCCCTTCCTGCTTGCCTCCTCCCGGGGACTCAACCCAGgctcctgtcccccagccctATGCATGGGAGTCTCTTTCCACACACAGATCACCTGGGCCCACCAAGACCTTGCACACCCAAACCTCGGTCCTGCCCACTCCTTGTGTGTCTCTGGTCTTCCACACCACCCAGCATAGGCCCCTCCTGCATAGAGACCCTAGGGAATCAGGCCAGAACCTTCTCATCTCCTTTACACCTGTGAATTCACAGAGTTTGCTGCTATCCCATGTCCCAGTCCTCAAGTGCACCCAGGCCCTGTGTCCTGGCACGGGCCTCCTCCACATTCCCGCAGCCTCCGGATGTTGGGGACTTCTCCTCCTTTGGAGCTCAGCCTCTCCACATGGAGAACATGTGCAGTAGGAGGCCTTAGTGTATTTTCCTCATTGGAAGGGGAAAAGGCTCATGGATGGGGCAGAGTGGGACTCAGGGTCTCCCCAGTCCTCACAGGAGGCAAAGACCCTCCCAGCAGGCAGGGCCCACTGGACTCCAACCTCCCTCTCATTTCTGCTCACAATATCTGCTACCCTCACAAGGTCCAAGATGAGGATGCATTGGGGCTTCACTGTGGGGGATGGGCAGCGTTCATAGCAATGAACTGAGTGGAGGTGCAATTAGACTCATAGATTTGAGTACGCTTTCACCACGGATGGTTGTGCTGTAAAGTAGGCCCCATGCATGAGGAGAGCCCTCTCTCAGCTCCTGTTCCTCAAGGGACTTCATTGATCTCAGAGTGACTGAGCAACAGCATGTCCTAGGCTCTGTAGCAAAAGTGATACGGGGACAAATTGTATTCCCAATGCCCACGTGAATGTGGAACACACGAGTATACAAATCCCTCTCACCAAGTGTGATCTTCTTTCTGTGAACTCGGGTGTGAGGACTCAGAGGAGGGGGGAAAAGATGATTCATTATCTTGGGGATGTGTGATGGGAAATTTTATCTGTCAATTTGGAGAACGTTTTGGATgagatgaacatttaaattggtgaacttGGAGTAAAGGAGATTGTCCTCCATGATGTCGGTAGGCCTTGTCAAATCAGTTGAAGACCAGAAAGGATCAAAACAAGTGATGTCCCCTAAGAGGGGGAATCCCCCAGCAAACTGTCTTCAGACTTCATCTGCAGCATTGGCTACACTGGGCTCCAGTGTGCCAGTCTACACTGCAGATTGTGGACTCGATGGTCTCCATTATCACATGAGCTCATTCCTTCtagtcattctctctctctccacatcaaTCCGGTCCTGGGTCTCTGGAGAACTGTGACTAAAACAGCAGGGTAAGGAAGACTTAACGGGAGATATTTGTGCTCAGCTCTGAAGTTCCACACGGTCGTGACCAGTGGCAACCAGACTACCTGACAGAGGATAGGCCAGCACAGAAAGCCTGCAAGCACGATGGTGAGGACTGACTGGTGGGCCAGAGTGGCTGGTGCTTAGGGTATTGGAGAGGAAGAGATTTCAGCAGGTGAAATGCGACTAAAAGGATATGTGGGAAAGCCCTCAGCAGTCATGAGTTTCAAGCAGAAAAGTCATTGGgaacacactcacaaacacagacagacaggcagacacacacacacacacacacacacacaaacactgtaCAGGATGGATCTAATCTCAGAAGAGCTGCTAAGCCCTTTTCTCTGAGTCAGTTCCCTGCCAACTAGCACATCCAAGTGAGGGTCAGGATCTGTAACAGCGAATTTGCACACCCCCATTCCTGGTCTGAGCTGCTTTCATCTCTAGAAGGGCCTCTGCTGACCATGCTGatgaggtggaggagagagaagctgaggaagGCTGGAGCACAGCGGGTGAGAAGGGAACATCGGGGTAGGACCCGCCTCTAGACAAGGAGCGGGATGTCTACTGTATTTCTTGAGGCATTTACCTTCTTCCATCACATTCTGATAACTAAGTTTTTCTTACGTTCCCATTTTCAGcaacaataaaaacttttttttttaggaagactggccctgagctaacatccatggccatcttcctctcctttatatgtgggacgcctaccacagcatggcttgacaagccatgcgtaggtctgcaccagggatctgaaccagcgaaccccaggcggccaaagcagagtatgtggaCTTAACTCcttcaccaccaggctggcccccaataaGAACTTTTGATAGGAGCACAAAGTGATACAGAAGTTGTGAGTACTGTGCCAAGCACCTCTCTTGCTGAACCATATAACAGTGAGCTCTCACATTGATGTCCCCCACTTTTCGTGATGTCCTCTGAGGACATACATACTTAGAACGTATTTCCTAATCAGGCCGCTCCCCCATATCACCACGATATAATCACCACAAGTTTCAACATTGTTATAATAATGTTCTGTCGATTCAAAGGAACTGACGGATTGAGGTATTTTTCATGTCCTTTATCAGCTGAAGATGTGGGTTAAGGTATTTTCTTTGCCCCTTTTGTTGACCtgggtaatttttaaatatatgtggaGAGATTTGGATTCATGCGAACACTGCTATTGTTTGTCAACCAGAAGTTTTCGAATATATATTGGAAAGGTTTAAAAGTTTTGCATCTGTCATGTGGTggctttatttttaacagaatttcAGATAATCTACtctgaaatagaaatagaaatcttttaaccattttaagaaatatatccTACTTCAGTTGGATATCTTAATGCTAGTTTTTGCTACGTCACGCAGCACTGCAATGAACAATATCTCCACACGCTCTGGGGTCCACCTTTGCCAGCCTGGAATTAACACCGGGATGGCTGTGTCATAGGAAGAACACATCGTCCACTGTGGGGATCTGGTAAAACATATGTCAAGGGAGTGACTCCATTTATATCCCTACTAACAATGTAAGAGAACTCCTGCTATTCCATTTCCTGTCCATGACTTGATATGTTTCACAGCGTGTGCGTTTGCTGGGTGTGTAAGGGTACACACTGTTTTTCTGCATGATCTTGATGATTTGGGACATGTTCAGTTTTCTCATAGGCTTATTCACCTTCTCCCAACTGCTGAAAACATTTGCTCAAATGTTAGGAGAATTGGACTTATTTTTACGGATTTGTGGGAGGTcactatatattctggatactgatCCTGTGTCtgaggggaaagaaaacaccTCTTACAGGTAGAGCTGCTTCTGCTGTGAAGACGGACTTCTCACTGAAGGAGGCGAGCCAGGGTGGAGGGATCACAGGACAGTCACTGCTGGGGCGGGGGATCTGGGCTGAAATCAGGAAGATCCTCCTTCCTTAAGTCCCAGAATATTTGTTTCTACCGGGGCATCAGGATAAACTGGCGACCGACAGCTGGACTGCTTGTTCATTTCAGAGGGATCCTTCAATTCTCTCTTTCCACAAAATCCAGCAGAATCACCAGCTGTAAGCGCCCTGCAATGTGGAGGAATAGCGATGCCACGAAGTCTCTACTGGGtggtaaaagaaaatgtaaaaacgattaattttttttagaatagagagatttatttaaatatcattgAAGGGTGGTAAGTTACAAAAGgggaaaatcataaagaaaacgTTGCTCTGTTGAAAAGTCAATGAGGTTGTTTTTCAGGATAGAGAAAGAATCCCTGAGGTTCTGCAGTCTGACGTGATATTTTTCTGACAACAACATTTGCAAGAACAGGGTCAGGATGCAGACAAGATGGAAACCGTTCTCCttcatatttcttcatatttcttgctGGAGCAGTTCAGGTTGAAGTGCAGGAATCCCACCACTGAGCACCAAGAGGAAGGGGCACAATATGCTAAGGAAAGGCGCTGAATAGGAGAACCGCCCAATGCAATAAGGAACCTGAGATGTTGCATGGACAGTCTCATCGTGATCTCATGGTGGTCTCTGGATTTGTAAGGTCTGAGCTCCTGGTGGTCTAGAAATGAACAGCAGGTGATCCAAAGGCAGCCAACCAAAAGGCAGAGTCGTGACACGGACCACACACCCAGGACCTCCTCGGGAGCATCGTCAGCCTTCAGAAAAGAAACAGTGTTGCTCCAAGTGGCTGAGGAAATCCTGGGTCAGGTCTCCAGGGTCAGCTTCCCACTCACTCCTCATCTTGAGTACAGCCCTCACTGAGGGTCATGTATTTCTCCCCACCTGTCACCTGCTCCCTGGTTCCACCAGTTTGTCCCAATCTCCCCCACCCTTTCCCACACcacaggcagccccaggccctgctgccAAATGTTTACGTTCACGACTAGATCAAGTAACGAATCACCTGCTCCCTTTACTCAGGTCCTGGTTCAGCCTCTGATGGGAGGGCCTAAAGGACCTGGTGGGAGCTCTGATGGAAGAGAAGGGCCTGCATCCTGATACCTGTAGCCTTGGGGAAGGTTGCTGGCAAATACctgtcttttcctcctctcccagcctcttaGCTAGCAGCACACAGAGCTCTCAGTGTGATGGTCCCTGCCGCATCCATCCCTGGTCCAGCTCATCTGTGAGCACCAATAGCGGCTCAGTCCCACCTATCCCCTGAGTCACCTCTGCTCCAGGGAGGCGCCACTCAGTGGCTCAGGATCTGGGGTCTGCAGGAGCCTGGCTGCCAGGTGATGCAACATACTGAGCCAGGATTCCCCTTGTTCCATGGAGGACGGGCCTCCTCCTGATCTCCTCCTACACAGGCTCTACTGTTCTCCTTCTGCCTGACCTGCTGCGACCCAAGGCACCCTCTGTGGGCACGCAGCCCTGCACTCCAGCCTGTTGAGTTGAGGCTGCAAGGCCTTCCCAGACCTCCTCCTGGGCTTAGACCCAGGCCCCTCTGCTCTTGACCCCCTGGATGAGTCCTCTTACCCTTGACACATCACATGGAGCCACCATACAGCTCTCACTCAAATGTGAGTCCTGCCTCTGACCTGTGAGCCTGCTGTCCCCACACCTCCTCCCACTGGGCCCAAACAGACTCTCCCAAACAGGGGTTCTGGTCTGAGTCAGGCCTGACTTTACTAAACCCCTTTAGTATCAACAGGTCCTAAGCCTTGGGGTGggcccctcccctttcccactgGCCTTTCCAGTGAGGAGACAGCAGAACCCAGGGCTGAGCTTGGCCAAGTTATTGCTATGGAACAGTATGAGGCCTTAGTCTCCTCATCGCATTCCCATGATGAGAAAGTTCAGTGAGTGGGCAGGGTTGGGCTGAGAATccacccttcccccatccctcatATCAGGCTATCTGCCCTCAGTACCTGTTACCATGACAGACTCAGCCTCAGAGGTCAATGAGGATAGAGCAGGTGAGGGTCACCAGGAGGACCCAGGCGATGGGGGTGATGACTGAGGCCCTGGATTGGCCTTTAACTGCGGCCACAGTTGGTGATgctgaaatggaaaaggaagagtgaCAGCCTTTGTCCAGACCCTATATGTGAAGAGACTCCTCCTCAACACCTGCTGCCCCAGACACCTGCAATGTGGACATTTTCTCCCCCTCTACTTGTGGCAGCTGCTGTGacaggccctgaggtaggaagagagaggagatgggCCCTGTTCCCAAGGGGCTCAGCCAGCTAATGAAAGAAACAAGAGTTACAATGTCACCAATCACTGCTGCTGTGACAGAggaggaggtgacacctgaggGTGGTGGGAGAGAAGTCCTCTCAGGAGCTGACATTTGGGGTGGGATTGAGGGGTTTCCAGAAATAAACCAGTTGAGATGCAAAAGGAAAGTGAGGCTAAGAAGAGGGAACAGTAAGAAGAAAAGGTCTGGACACAAAGGATGCCCTCTTGTTTGGGGTCAGCCAGAAGTCCACGGTGAGTGGACAAGAGGCATGTGCAGTGAGGAAGAGATGCCAggagtgagaagagaaaggaaggatggtAGAGCCGACCTATGGCGATGGATCACTCTTTCAAAcccccacaccacacacacacactgtaggGTGTGTTGCTCTCTTCTCCAGagagctgccccttcctcctcctcttctcaggtACCTGTTGTCTCCAGCATTTTCTCCCAGTGCACCATGAAACAATCAAGCCAGCTCCTGCAGTCTCCCATGGAGATGTTCCAGAAGAACTTAGTCACATGCCTGTCACTCTCCCACTTCTCTTTCATCCATCTGCCTCCAGGGTGAAGCACTGTCCAGGTTCCATTCTTGGAATCAAAGCGGAGGAATGTCTGTCCTTGGAAGCCGAACTGCCAGGATGCACGTGTGCGCCCATTGGCTCTCCACTGACACAGCATCCTGCCCTGCAGCGGGAGAGggtctgccccccccccccccccccatcatgGGATAGAGGTCAGCCTCTGGTCTGGACTAATCCtttgcccccaccccactccattGTCCCGCCTCTGGGCCCCTTTGTATGTATCCCATTGTCTCCTTCAAGGCCTACCCTTCCTGCTGGGCTGCTTAGAAATGACcaacatcctttttctttttttttttaacatgaatacAATCAACGCACCTAACCTCATAACCTGCTCACTTGGACTTTCCCACTTACCCCTGTCCGTGTATTTCTCTAGTTTAAGGTCCAGCAGTTGCTGTCTGAGAAAGTCCCCCACGTCTCTCAGCGTTTCCATCTGTTCTTGCCAGGCTCTCGTGCCTTTcacctcctctcccaggagactCAAGGATTTGACCTCCTGGCTCCCACAGTCataggaaagaaaagtcttttcatgGACCTGGCCTTGAACCTCACACCAAGGTTGTCCACGGCTGGCCTTAGGGAGGACGGTGAAGttataggaaagagagagagcttcTGTGAAGGAAAAACACAGGTGAGGTTTGGGGTAGGGAGAAGGAACCCCtaggcccccccaccccccaccacccctcaGGGACAGCCAGAGAGTCTCTGAAGGGCTGGGCTGCACAGCATGCATCACCCAGACCTGCCTGCCCACCCAGCAGTTCCAGCCTAGTGCCCCTCCCTTGAtgcagaaggagggggaggaacaGGAGGTGTCTGCCTGGCAGAATCCACGCCCCCGAATCCCGTCCCTGCTACTCCAGGTTCTGGGGACAAGGCGTGGAGGCCTTTGCTGGACTGTGTCCTCAGGCAAGGGGATAAGGGGTCCCTTGGTAGTGAGGTGACTGGGGAGAGTTCCCATTTGGGAAGGTGTTGGGAGGCACTGCGGTGCGTGGGGACAAGGTGAGGTGAGCAGTGAGAGGCTGTGAGCTGGGGTGGAGGAGCAGAGACTCTGGAGGGACAGTGGCTGGGTCTGCAGGTGCGGTGAGCCGCTGGGCAGGGGCGCTGGGAAGTTCCTGGGGGAGAGCGGTGGGCAGGATGGAGGGTGTGTGGGGATAGTGGTGTGAGCAGAGAAGGGCACATGGTGTCTAGGGTTCGCATCCCTGCGGGAATGTCCCCTGTCCTGACCAAGCCTCGGGTGCCCTGGGGGTTCAGCAGCCTTTCCCGCCgcgccctctctccctcccctgcacccACGCCCCTACCCCCattcttcagcatttcttattCTCCAGAGTcgcctctctccctggcccacCCCTTGCCCAGAGGAGACAACCACTCCTCTGGACACGAGCCCGCAGTGGAAACTTAAGGGGAGAAGGCAGCACCACTGCCCGAGAAGGCACCCGAGCGCCCGTGAGCCCCGCGTCCCCTTCCCAGTTCTAAACCATCCCTCACCACACTTCCCTCCAGGTTCCATTCCGAACTCACTTGCCGCCAGGGCCCAGGCCCGctgagggagcaggagcagggacAGGAGACCCAGAGTGAACTTGGAGCCTGCAGTCCACCACATTGCTACATGCAGCAGGGACGGGGACCCAGCTGCCGGTCCCACTGGCCCCACTGACACAAGTGTTCTGGGCGCGGGGCCAGACGTTGTCCGCCGACATTCACCCCAGGGCCCCCTCTCCTCGCCCTCCTCGCACTCCTGGCCAGCTTCCCAGGCCATGCCGGAAGACTCCTCCCACCCGTCGCTCTCCTGGTCTGAGTCTGGTGGGTCTGGTGACTCTCACGTCACTCATTATTTCCAGTCTCCTCATGCAGCCGaagtctctctcccttttccccctgcccctcagcccttCTTTCCTGCACTCATCCTCCTGGCCCTCCCGTCTCTATTCCATGTTCACAATCACTCCTCTCTTCTTAAATAACGCAAGATTTTCCTTCTCGAGAATACTCCCGTCTTCATGAAGGGGACTGAACACAGCCCTTAGCTGTGTCATCGACGGGATGTTTTCTAGTAGTTTTGATCCCAGCGGAGCCCAAGGCCTTTTTGTAGATAAAGTAACTCGTGTTTGGGAAAGTTTGGGGTGCAGAGCTCCGAATGTGTATTTCCCAGTTTCTGCTGCAGGCAAGGATTCAAAGCGGTGCCGGTGCAGCCTGGAGGCTTCTAGAGGGTTCTCCTCCCCGGGCCGCTGATCCTGCACTGCGGGTTTAGCCTCTGTGGCTGTGGGATTCTCACACTGTTCGCCAGGCATTTCAGGAATGGTGGACTCACCAGGACATGATGAGGGAAACACTCGTATGTTGAGGGTGAGAAAGATGCTTGATTTCTCCCCAGTGGGGCCTGATGGGGCTTTAATTCCACACGTCAAAGGCACTTGAAGTGACAGAGGAAGGCAGTGCATGATCCGTCTCTCTCATCACCAGCGACCCTGGTCCAGGACTCCCGACCAGGCAGCACTCACACCTGAGTTAGGAGACCTGAGGTGAGTTCTCAGCATGATGCTTGCTGAGGGTCACCTGCACCATGTCTTCATTGAATCCCTTGTCACTCCCTGAGGCAGCATTTCCTAAGTTACAAATGTGGAAATTGATGCAATGAAAGATGAAGAAGATAGCAGAGGACAAGCAGCCAGAATTTCATCCAGATACCCGATTCCTGTTTCTGGAAGTGTGATCTATAGTGCATTTCCATTAAAATTGCTTCAGGAGGCAATTCCTCACAATCTGGGGCCTGGTGTGAGTCTAGGGAACAGGAGCCTGCATGGAGGTGAGCCGGGAACAGCCCAGGTTCCCACAGAGGCCTGTCCTCCTCCCACCAGGCCATCCCACCAGCGATCTAATGCCAgccttctgccctcctcctgtTCTCCCAGTCAATTGCCCACTTCACCCACCTCATGCGGTTGGGCTGCCAGGCCCTTCCTGGTTGCCCCCTCCCAGGGATTCAACCCAGgctcctgtcccccagccctATGCATGGGAGTCTCTTCCCACACACAGATCACCTGGACTCACCAAGACCTTGCACACCCAAACCTCGGTCCTGCCCACTCCTTGTGTGTCTCTGGTCTTCCACACCACCCAGCACAGGCCCCTCCTGCATAAAGAACCTAGCAAATCAGGCCAGAACCTTCTCATCTCCTTTACACCTGTGAATTCACAGAGTTTGCTGCTATCCCATGTCTCAGTCCTCAAGTGCACCCAGGCCCTGTGTCCTGGCACGGGCCTCTTCCACGTTCCCGCAGCCTCCGGATGTTGGGGACTTCTCCTCCCTTGGAGCTCATCCTCTCCACATGGAGAACATGTGCAGTAGGAGGCCTTAGTGTATTTTCCTCATTGGAAGGGGAAAAGGCTCATGGATGGGGGCAGAGTGGGACTCAGGATTTCCCCAGTCCTCACAGGAGGCAAGGAACCCCCAGCAGGCAGGGCCCACTGGACTCCAACCTCCCTCTCATTTTGGCTCACCACATCCGCCACCCTCACAAAGACCAAGATGAGGATGCATTGGGGCTTCACTGTTGGGGATGGGCAGCATTCATAGCGATGAACTGAGTGGAGGTGCAATTAGACTCATAGATTTGGGTATGCTTTCACCATGGATGGTTGTGCTGTAAAGTAGGCCCCATGCATGAGGAGAGCCCTCTCTCAGCTCCTGTTCCTCAAGGGACTTCATTGATCCCAGAGTGACCGAGCAACAGCATGTTCCTAGGCTCTGTAGCAAAAGTGATACGGGGACAAATTGTATTCCCAATGCCCACGTGAATGTGGAGCACACGAGTATACAAATCCCTCACACCAAGTGTGAACTTCTTTCTGTGAACTCGGGTGTGAGGACTCAGAGGAGGCGGGAGAAGATGACTCATTATCTTCAGGAAGTGTGAGGAGAAATTTTATCAATCAATTTGGAGGGGAAAAGTGACACCCCTGGTCCTCACCTCCCTCCACATGTAGAGAACACCAACATCCCAAGGCTTGTTTGATGTATAACCAGATTGATCTTGTTTCCAAAAGGGGGAAAGACAGTCGGGAGAATAAATTAAATGCCTGATACCAcgtacttttattttattttatttttattatttattttagccaGACTTATGAGAAACTCCATCCAAGAATGAGTGACAGCTGTCAGGTAGTGCCACCAGGGTTTGCCGTGGTAAGTCAGCCTGCTGGGTCCCTCCCACGCCTAACAGGGCTGAGCTGGTTTCAACTCCTCAGTTTCCGCTTCTCAGAGACTCAGCCTGGAGTCTCTGACCAAAGACACAATTACACTCTCTTTGGCCTCTCCAGCCTACAAAGGGCGCATGGATAAACTCCTCCTTGCAGGCACAAGGTTGGGAGTGGGGGTCCCAAAACACCCATGGAGGAGgaatgtgtatgtttgtgtatgaaGAAGACTGGGCGGAGACAGAGTAGGGAAGGGGGTAGGGTGAGGAAGCCTGGGGGTGTCAGAAGAGTGGGAGTGGACACACCTGGTTGGGGTAGAGATAGTGGATATAAGGCAGGGGGGACGGGAAGGTGGCTCTGTGAGTCCTTtgtctgcccctcctccagaCCCCGGTCTCCAAGGTCCCCTGGAGTTGGCAGCAGAGAGGAATCTGTGCGTCACCGCATCCTTCGGAGTTGCAGCAGGAAGGAACTTGAGTGTCACCCGCATTTCCTGGTGGTGCAGAGAACGCCCTCTCCTTGCTCCCCCAGGCGGAGTCCCCTCCTTCTCCCTAAGGCTGTTCCCGGCACGGATCCCACCTGGCGACCACAGTGTCCCCGAGCGCGGGGGCATCGCCTGGCGGCCTTGGCGCAGTGCCTGCGGGTCCTGATTCCCTCGCCCCGCCCGCCAGGGCACCGCGCCAAGCTCTGGCTCAGAGAACTTTACTTGTGGTTCAAGTCTGCAGACGCCGCCACATCTGCAAACAGCATCTGGTGAAAGGGCGGCGGCCAGTTCCTCGGTCCCCTCGCCGCAGCCGCGATCGATCCTCAGTGTCCCCGACCCTCGTGCGGAGAACTGACCCGGCGCCCCGGGGGCGGTCCTCGGTCCCCCGCCCCATCGGGACCTGGACAGACGCGCAGCCACCAGCATGGACTGGCGTAGTCCAGGACTGCGCCCCCCGCCCGCCGGCTTCAGACCCGAGaaggtgaggaggggaggagcgGGGGGAGGAAGACCCAGGGCCGGGCCCGTCCTTCCGAAGCCCCCGAGACTAGGCTGCGACCAGCGCGGGGACCCACTTGCGAGACAGTTGCGGGGCGGAGGAGGGGGTGCTGCCGCTGGATGAG from Equus quagga isolate Etosha38 chromosome 8, UCLA_HA_Equagga_1.0, whole genome shotgun sequence includes the following:
- the LOC124244082 gene encoding UL16-binding protein 1-like yields the protein MWWTAGSKFTLGLLSLLLLPQRAWALAAKALSLSYNFTVLPKASRGQPWCEVQGQVHEKTFLSYDCGSQEVKSLSLLGEEVKGTRAWQEQMETLRDVGDFLRQQLLDLKLEKYTDRDPLPLQGRMLCQWRANGRTRASWQFGFQGQTFLRFDSKNGTWTVLHPGGRWMKEKWESDRHVTKFFWNISMGDCRSWLDCFMVHWEKMLETTASPTVAAVKGQSRASVITPIAWVLLVTLTCSILIDL